Proteins from a genomic interval of Bacteroidota bacterium:
- a CDS encoding N-acetyl-gamma-glutamyl-phosphate reductase, which produces MQKIRVGIAGSAGYTGGELIRILLNHPQAEIVFAQSKSQAGQLLSSIHGDLLGETTLKFLEKISNEIDLLFLCVGHLEAGKFLDEHAIDSRIKIIDLSNDFRLAAKSQHGKRTFVYGLPELNREQIKAAENIANPGCFATAIELGLLPLAKAGLLKEVYTTGITGSTGAGQSLSATSHFSWRTNNIQAYKTLTHQHLDEIQESLRQLQSAREMRVNFIPWRGDFARGIFVSSQLECHNTMEELESLYSDFYASHPFVTLSKDSIFLKQVVNTNKCFIQLEKQGDKLVIHSAVDNLLKGASGQAVQNMNLMFGLKENTGLHFKANYF; this is translated from the coding sequence ATGCAAAAGATTAGGGTAGGGATAGCCGGAAGTGCGGGCTATACAGGAGGGGAACTGATAAGGATACTCCTAAATCATCCGCAGGCTGAAATAGTGTTTGCGCAAAGCAAAAGTCAGGCAGGACAATTACTCAGCAGTATTCATGGTGATTTATTAGGAGAGACTACATTGAAGTTTTTGGAGAAGATCAGCAATGAAATTGATCTATTGTTTCTTTGCGTCGGTCATCTTGAAGCAGGAAAATTTCTAGATGAGCATGCGATTGATTCCCGAATAAAGATCATAGATCTTTCAAATGATTTCAGATTGGCTGCTAAATCGCAGCATGGCAAACGAACTTTTGTTTATGGCTTGCCAGAGTTGAACCGCGAACAAATAAAGGCGGCAGAAAACATAGCGAACCCCGGATGTTTTGCAACGGCCATTGAATTGGGTTTGCTTCCTTTGGCTAAGGCCGGATTATTAAAGGAGGTTTATACTACAGGCATTACCGGTTCTACTGGTGCTGGTCAAAGCTTGTCTGCCACCTCACATTTTAGTTGGCGGACAAATAACATTCAGGCATATAAAACACTGACTCATCAGCACCTAGATGAGATACAGGAATCGCTTAGGCAATTGCAATCTGCACGAGAAATGCGAGTAAACTTCATTCCATGGAGAGGCGATTTCGCAAGAGGGATTTTTGTGAGTTCACAATTAGAGTGCCATAATACAATGGAAGAACTTGAGTCGCTGTATAGTGATTTTTATGCTTCTCATCCTTTTGTGACACTCTCCAAAGATTCAATATTCCTGAAGCAAGTAGTGAATACGAATAAATGCTTTATCCAGCTGGAGAAGCAGGGAGATAAATTGGTCATTCATTCCGCCGTTGATAATTTGTTGAAAGGCGCTTCGGGTCAGGCAGTTCAAAACATGAATTTGATGTTTGGATTGAAAGAGAATACCGGACTTCATTTTAAAGCCAACTATTTTTAG
- the argB gene encoding acetylglutamate kinase, with the protein MQKLFVIKVGGTVIDDEVRLLKFLKDFALIQEPKILIHGGGKLATSMAEQLNIPQQIIDGRRITDAETLKVIIMVYGGYINKSIVATLQAYGCNAIGLSGSDGNLIKAHKRIHPTIDYGFVGDIDEVNNQLIDQLLKEKMTIVAAPITHDGNGQLLNTNADTIASSIAVAMSRQYEVRLVYCFEKKGVLDDIQNENSVVPLITREIHLELLNSKKISEGILPKIDNAFSAIASGVREVIIGDAEDLLRNISQSPSGTLIKE; encoded by the coding sequence ATGCAAAAGTTGTTTGTCATAAAGGTGGGAGGAACTGTTATTGATGATGAAGTTCGGCTTTTAAAGTTTTTAAAAGATTTTGCCTTGATTCAGGAGCCCAAAATTCTGATACATGGAGGAGGCAAACTTGCTACGAGCATGGCGGAGCAATTGAATATTCCTCAACAGATTATTGATGGCCGAAGAATTACGGATGCAGAAACGTTGAAGGTTATCATAATGGTTTATGGCGGCTATATAAATAAGAGTATCGTAGCAACCTTGCAGGCTTATGGATGCAATGCCATTGGACTTTCAGGGTCAGATGGTAACCTGATCAAAGCACACAAAAGAATTCATCCAACGATAGACTATGGTTTTGTTGGAGATATAGATGAGGTGAATAATCAATTGATTGACCAGCTGCTTAAAGAAAAAATGACCATCGTGGCTGCCCCAATTACCCATGACGGCAATGGACAGCTATTAAATACAAACGCCGATACCATTGCCTCTTCCATAGCGGTAGCGATGTCAAGGCAGTATGAAGTTCGACTGGTTTATTGTTTTGAAAAGAAGGGGGTTTTAGATGACATTCAAAATGAAAATTCTGTTGTCCCTTTGATTACCAGAGAAATTCATCTGGAACTATTAAACAGTAAAAAGATATCCGAAGGTATCTTACCTAAAATTGATAATGCCTTTTCCGCTATTGCGTCTGGTGTTCGAGAAGTAATAATCGGCGATGCGGAAGACTTGTTGCGCAATATTTCCCAATCACCTTCAGGAACTTTAATTAAGGAATGA
- a CDS encoding aspartate aminotransferase family protein, translating into MKLFDVYPLQDVTIVRAKDSYLWDDRDQKYLDMYGGHAVISVGHSHEHWIECIEKQLRQIAFYSNSVKIPIQEELAEKLGEISGKKDYQLFLCNSGAEANENALKLASFHNGRKKIVAFSKGFHGRTSLAVAATDNPSIIAPVNQTEHVIFLPFNDAEALEKCFRENGDSISSVIIEGIQGVGGINVAENSFLQLLRKLCDASGALYIADSVQCGYGRTGKFFSHDFAGVNADIYTMAKGMGNGFPIGGLLIAPKIKARHGMLGTTFGGNHLACAAALAVLEIIEKENLLLAATLEGEYLMSQLRQTKGIKNIRGRGLMIGFDVSDELKGLRKNLLTKHHVFTGEAKPNVVRLLPSLAIGRTQTNEFLHALNEVTETLNNAEANRP; encoded by the coding sequence ATGAAACTATTTGATGTTTACCCACTGCAAGATGTAACGATAGTTAGAGCCAAAGATTCTTATCTATGGGATGATCGAGATCAAAAATACCTGGATATGTACGGAGGACATGCAGTGATCAGTGTGGGTCATTCGCATGAGCATTGGATAGAGTGTATCGAGAAACAATTGAGACAGATAGCCTTCTATTCGAACTCGGTTAAGATTCCTATTCAGGAGGAATTGGCAGAGAAGTTAGGAGAGATTTCTGGCAAAAAGGATTACCAGCTTTTTCTTTGCAATAGTGGCGCAGAGGCAAACGAGAATGCGCTGAAACTTGCTTCTTTTCATAATGGAAGAAAGAAGATCGTTGCTTTTTCAAAAGGCTTTCATGGTAGGACGTCGCTTGCAGTTGCTGCAACCGACAATCCTTCGATTATTGCTCCCGTCAACCAGACGGAGCATGTTATTTTCCTTCCCTTCAACGATGCAGAAGCGCTCGAAAAATGTTTTCGTGAAAACGGAGATAGTATTTCATCGGTCATTATAGAAGGGATTCAAGGAGTAGGAGGCATTAATGTTGCAGAAAATTCTTTTCTGCAACTTCTCCGGAAACTCTGTGATGCGTCTGGAGCCTTGTATATTGCAGACAGTGTTCAATGCGGATATGGCCGGACCGGAAAGTTTTTCTCTCATGATTTCGCAGGAGTAAATGCCGACATTTATACGATGGCAAAAGGGATGGGCAACGGCTTTCCAATAGGCGGGTTGCTAATAGCTCCGAAGATCAAAGCACGGCATGGTATGCTGGGAACTACTTTTGGAGGGAACCATCTTGCCTGCGCCGCGGCTTTAGCCGTACTTGAAATTATAGAAAAGGAAAATCTGCTATTAGCAGCCACGCTGGAAGGCGAATATTTGATGAGCCAGCTACGGCAAACAAAGGGTATAAAAAATATTCGTGGAAGGGGATTAATGATTGGTTTCGATGTGTCGGATGAACTTAAGGGCCTTAGGAAAAATCTTTTGACGAAACATCACGTGTTTACCGGTGAGGCAAAACCAAATGTAGTGCGTCTCTTGCCTTCTCTGGCTATAGGTCGGACTCAAACAAATGAATTCCTTCATGCATTGAATGAAGTAACAGAAACATTAAATAACGCTGAAGCAAATAGGCCGTGA
- a CDS encoding M20 family metallo-hydrolase, with protein MPVEEKLHDEAIALLKQLIAIPSFSKEENRTADMLLAFFEQKGLKAHRHLNNFWVLNKYFDSSKPSILLNSHHDTVKPNAQYTRNPFEAVVEEGKLYGLGSNDAGGCVVSLMAAFLHYYSLQNLKYNLVIAITAEEEISGKNGVEATLPLLPAIDVAIVGEPTQMNLAVAEKGLLVLDAVAKGRSGHAAREEGDSAILKAMRDIHWISTYRFPRVSEWLGDVKMSVTVINTENKAHNIVPSECRFVIDVRVPDGYTHEEIFQTIQEHLQSEITPRSLRLRASSIDINHPLVKAGVAMGKSCYGSPTTSDSALMNFPTLKCGPGDSARSHTANEFIFVEEIKTGIRDYIRLLDGVIF; from the coding sequence ATGCCGGTAGAAGAAAAGCTACATGATGAGGCCATCGCCTTGCTAAAGCAACTTATAGCTATTCCGTCTTTTTCAAAAGAAGAAAATAGAACGGCGGATATGCTCCTTGCTTTCTTTGAACAAAAAGGATTGAAAGCACATCGCCATCTGAATAACTTCTGGGTTTTGAATAAGTATTTTGATTCTTCCAAGCCCAGTATTTTACTGAACTCTCATCATGATACGGTGAAGCCAAATGCTCAGTACACCCGTAACCCATTTGAGGCTGTTGTTGAAGAGGGAAAACTATATGGCCTGGGAAGCAATGATGCCGGTGGATGTGTAGTGAGCTTGATGGCTGCTTTCCTTCATTACTATTCGCTACAAAATCTAAAATACAATCTGGTCATAGCTATAACTGCAGAAGAAGAAATTAGCGGCAAGAATGGAGTAGAGGCCACGCTGCCTTTGTTGCCTGCTATAGATGTTGCTATTGTTGGCGAACCGACTCAAATGAACTTAGCCGTAGCTGAAAAAGGATTGCTGGTTCTTGATGCCGTGGCGAAAGGCAGGTCCGGACATGCAGCAAGAGAGGAGGGAGATAGTGCGATACTCAAAGCGATGCGCGATATTCACTGGATAAGCACCTATCGGTTTCCCAGAGTTTCGGAATGGCTGGGAGATGTGAAAATGTCGGTCACCGTAATCAATACAGAGAACAAGGCGCATAACATAGTTCCTTCTGAATGTAGATTTGTAATAGACGTAAGAGTGCCGGATGGCTATACGCACGAAGAGATTTTTCAAACAATACAAGAGCATCTGCAGAGCGAAATCACCCCCCGCAGTCTCCGCCTGAGGGCAAGCAGTATTGACATAAATCATCCTCTTGTAAAGGCCGGTGTCGCTATGGGCAAAAGCTGTTACGGGTCACCGACGACTAGTGATAGCGCATTGATGAATTTCCCAACATTGAAATGCGGCCCCGGTGATAGCGCCAGAAGTCATACGGCCAACGAATTCATTTTTGTAGAAGAAATTAAAACCGGAATACGGGATTATATCCGGTTGCTGGATGGTGTAATTTTTTAA
- the lptC gene encoding LPS export ABC transporter periplasmic protein LptC, whose translation MNSYSRYDRFYILLFFLSLLLGSCSNNQEAVKRLANRDFVNLEHGKGVEINYSQNGIVRIRAMGPTATRHNSEVPFMEFNDGIKILFFSTNRELESTLTAKYALAYENSKSMTARDSVVVVNKKGEILNTDELIWDEDKKIIYSNSFVKIQTTDEIIYGKGMTANENFTDYVIKNITGKIKVKTSELE comes from the coding sequence ATGAACTCGTATTCCAGATACGACCGGTTCTATATCCTTCTATTCTTCCTTTCTCTTTTGCTTGGCTCCTGTAGTAATAATCAAGAGGCGGTTAAACGTCTTGCCAATCGAGATTTTGTAAACTTGGAGCATGGGAAAGGTGTTGAAATCAATTATTCGCAAAACGGCATTGTGCGCATTCGCGCCATGGGGCCCACCGCCACCCGCCATAATAGCGAAGTGCCTTTCATGGAATTTAACGACGGCATCAAGATTCTGTTCTTCTCTACCAATCGCGAATTGGAAAGCACACTGACTGCCAAATATGCTTTGGCTTATGAGAACAGCAAATCAATGACTGCCCGCGACAGTGTGGTAGTGGTCAATAAGAAAGGCGAAATTCTGAATACCGATGAACTGATTTGGGATGAAGACAAAAAAATCATTTACTCCAATTCTTTTGTCAAGATTCAAACCACCGATGAAATTATTTATGGCAAAGGCATGACGGCCAATGAAAACTTTACCGACTACGTGATTAAAAATATCACGGGGAAAATCAAGGTGAAGACTAGCGAGTTGGAGTGA
- a CDS encoding CapA family protein → MIKKEGIIFLLLGIWGSLLAQDPLSPAIRFRQKFLHPVKSDLAMEQIDSMRTVHLMIVGNIYQTEKQVQNAYNFTTGKYEFRDEFRYVQPILGLGDIVMANLKTSFSGDIKNMFSSPDEFALALKYASFNGMMHANVHTAHIDKATLKRTRSLLNDLDMFHTGAFSNIVERAGNQPLIITKKGFRIAILNYTLPMTRPEVSQDFVINEANKNYLSAELRLARSNKPDFIIVYFDWGSITEDIPNTQQQDLARYAFEHGANLVVGTAPNIPMRIDYMSYYFEGAMKEGIVAYSLGNLVGSNEEMKHRNGYILDMEIKKNNFTSETSLGDWGVVPVYTYYDTLSIPGRTKMVTVPCSAIERGDIYPNLPYIEKRRVINSAYEVRKLLGSTADELQYNMNEMVADNVMQTIDIIGAPLNNRQGRKLEAEMPVSPAPALPVVSDSGVYITPSLALLYGAPVVPKEVVEYHPKKKGKMPPKETPFTKQKAAAESVFVEPVRKTETAIEIAAHDQAVVETASKPSPSGNMKQVKGQTLEVRLDTFYRIQIYALEKLVPVDTNYYTHLKGCDIYEEDGVFKYVLGMYKDYEECYRYWKSQMLPRYKNSFIITYVDGKRILK, encoded by the coding sequence ATGATTAAGAAGGAAGGAATTATTTTTTTGTTGCTCGGCATTTGGGGTAGCCTCTTGGCGCAAGACCCGCTGAGTCCTGCTATCCGTTTTCGGCAGAAGTTTTTACATCCGGTGAAATCAGATCTGGCGATGGAGCAGATAGATTCTATGCGCACAGTGCATCTAATGATTGTGGGAAATATTTACCAAACCGAGAAGCAGGTGCAAAATGCCTACAACTTCACTACCGGTAAATATGAGTTCCGCGATGAGTTTCGGTATGTGCAGCCTATTTTAGGACTGGGCGATATTGTGATGGCCAATTTGAAAACATCTTTTTCGGGGGATATAAAAAACATGTTTTCATCACCCGATGAATTTGCGCTGGCACTCAAATACGCTTCCTTCAACGGCATGATGCACGCGAACGTGCATACCGCACATATTGATAAGGCTACACTGAAACGCACGCGCAGCCTGCTGAACGACCTCGACATGTTCCACACCGGCGCTTTCAGCAATATTGTAGAGCGAGCCGGTAACCAGCCTTTGATTATCACCAAGAAAGGCTTTCGCATCGCTATCCTGAATTACACGCTGCCCATGACGCGCCCCGAAGTCTCGCAGGATTTCGTGATTAATGAAGCCAATAAAAATTATCTCTCTGCCGAACTCCGCTTGGCGCGTTCCAACAAACCGGATTTCATCATCGTTTATTTTGATTGGGGTTCCATCACGGAGGATATTCCGAATACACAGCAACAAGATTTGGCGCGCTATGCTTTTGAGCATGGAGCAAATCTGGTGGTGGGCACCGCACCCAACATACCCATGCGCATAGATTATATGAGCTACTATTTTGAAGGGGCGATGAAAGAAGGAATCGTGGCCTACTCGCTCGGCAATCTGGTGGGCAGCAACGAAGAGATGAAGCACCGGAACGGTTATATTCTCGATATGGAAATAAAGAAGAACAATTTTACGAGTGAAACTTCGCTGGGCGATTGGGGCGTGGTGCCGGTTTATACTTATTACGATACGCTTTCTATTCCGGGGCGCACCAAAATGGTTACGGTTCCCTGCTCGGCAATTGAGCGGGGCGACATCTACCCGAATCTTCCCTACATAGAAAAACGTCGGGTGATTAATAGCGCTTATGAAGTGCGCAAACTGTTAGGCTCTACTGCCGATGAACTGCAATATAATATGAACGAAATGGTGGCGGACAATGTGATGCAGACCATTGACATCATCGGCGCCCCGCTGAACAACCGGCAGGGAAGAAAGTTGGAAGCCGAAATGCCGGTAAGCCCGGCACCGGCGCTTCCGGTGGTGTCCGACAGCGGAGTGTATATTACTCCTTCGCTGGCCTTGCTTTATGGCGCACCGGTGGTACCCAAAGAAGTGGTGGAATACCACCCGAAGAAAAAAGGAAAGATGCCGCCTAAAGAAACGCCTTTCACCAAACAAAAGGCCGCTGCCGAAAGTGTATTTGTTGAGCCGGTTCGCAAAACAGAAACCGCCATAGAAATTGCGGCACATGATCAAGCAGTAGTAGAAACCGCCTCCAAACCTTCGCCGAGCGGCAACATGAAACAGGTGAAGGGCCAAACCCTAGAGGTGAGGCTCGATACGTTTTACCGCATTCAGATTTATGCTCTGGAAAAGTTAGTACCGGTAGACACGAATTATTACACACACCTGAAAGGCTGCGATATTTATGAAGAAGACGGGGTGTTTAAATATGTGTTGGGCATGTATAAAGATTATGAGGAGTGCTACCGATATTGGAAGAGCCAGATGTTGCCGCGCTATAAGAACAGCTTTATCATTACCTATGTGGATGGAAAACGAATCCTGAAATGA
- a CDS encoding oxidoreductase — protein sequence MGKTALLIGATGMVGEECLKELLASPAYDKVITLTRRALETQHLKLKNVVVDFNQLEKDQQEIGADDIFCATGTTIAKAGSQEAFRKVDFDLPFQVAQIAKRNGAKQFILVSSIGADSGSSIFYSRVKGELEGALAKLNFDALIIFRPSMLLGHRKEKRTGEAIGIFIAEKLSFLFVGPLKKYRGTPAGLLAKAMVEAAQQNKKGLSVIENDQII from the coding sequence ATGGGGAAAACAGCATTATTGATAGGCGCGACCGGTATGGTAGGCGAAGAGTGTTTGAAAGAATTATTGGCTTCGCCGGCTTATGATAAAGTCATCACCTTGACGCGAAGAGCTTTGGAAACGCAGCATCTCAAACTCAAAAATGTGGTCGTTGATTTCAATCAATTAGAAAAGGATCAGCAAGAAATAGGAGCGGATGATATTTTTTGCGCCACCGGGACCACCATTGCCAAAGCGGGTTCGCAGGAAGCCTTTCGCAAAGTGGATTTTGACTTGCCGTTTCAGGTGGCCCAGATTGCCAAGCGCAACGGCGCGAAGCAGTTCATATTGGTTTCTTCTATCGGCGCCGATTCCGGTTCGTCTATATTTTATAGCCGCGTGAAAGGTGAATTGGAAGGGGCTTTAGCAAAATTGAATTTTGATGCCCTCATCATTTTTCGCCCTTCGATGTTGCTCGGCCACCGAAAGGAAAAGCGAACCGGCGAAGCCATCGGGATTTTTATTGCAGAGAAACTTTCTTTTTTGTTTGTAGGTCCTTTGAAAAAATATCGCGGAACACCGGCAGGCCTGCTGGCAAAAGCGATGGTAGAAGCGGCACAACAAAACAAGAAGGGGCTTAGCGTGATTGAAAATGACCAGATTATTTAA
- a CDS encoding GNAT family N-acetyltransferase produces the protein MSQNIVIEIAGEKHFRFAEIICEEMAISAKARGTGIAKRSPEYIQKKMEEGKAVIALASEGQWVGFCYIEAWGHNKFVANSGLIVNPEFRKTGVARLIKKRIFELSRQKYPDAKIFGLTTGLAVMKINSELGYEPVTYSELTNDEEFWAGCKNCVNYDILMSKERKNCLCTAMLYHPVNHPKPEQAASEFKKKSKLFERFMHFKQITLRKFLKKQKV, from the coding sequence ATGAGCCAGAATATAGTGATTGAAATAGCCGGTGAAAAACATTTCCGGTTTGCCGAAATAATTTGTGAGGAGATGGCAATCTCTGCCAAGGCCCGAGGGACGGGGATTGCCAAACGAAGTCCAGAATACATTCAGAAAAAAATGGAGGAAGGCAAGGCGGTTATCGCCCTAGCCTCCGAAGGTCAATGGGTGGGTTTTTGTTATATCGAGGCCTGGGGGCATAATAAGTTTGTAGCCAATAGCGGCTTGATAGTAAACCCGGAATTTAGGAAGACCGGCGTGGCGCGGCTGATTAAGAAGAGAATTTTTGAACTATCAAGACAGAAGTATCCGGATGCCAAAATTTTCGGATTAACAACCGGCCTTGCTGTGATGAAAATCAATAGTGAATTGGGTTATGAACCGGTCACTTATTCAGAGTTGACTAACGATGAGGAGTTTTGGGCCGGATGCAAAAATTGCGTGAACTACGACATCCTGATGAGCAAGGAACGCAAGAATTGTTTGTGTACCGCGATGCTGTATCATCCGGTCAATCATCCCAAGCCGGAACAGGCAGCTTCTGAATTCAAAAAGAAATCAAAACTGTTTGAACGCTTTATGCACTTCAAGCAAATCACTTTGAGGAAATTTTTAAAAAAACAAAAGGTTTAG
- the argG gene encoding argininosuccinate synthase, with amino-acid sequence MSKKIVLGFSGGLDTSYCVKYLTEEKGYEVHSITVNTGGFDEEELKSIEAHAYRLGVKSHAVAEATRDYYQQIIRYLVYGNVLKNQTYPLSVSAERLSQALHIAKHVKEVGVDAVAHGSTGAGNDQVRFDMVFNILIPGIEVITPIRDLKLSREAEITYLKEKGVQMSFEKSLYSINKGLWGTSVGGKETLQSKGMLPEDAWPTPVNRTGTEEVKLSFLNGELKAVNDQTFNHPVEAIQHLQQIAGPYGIGRDIHVGDTIIGIKGRVGFEAAAPMLIIKAHHALEKHVLTKWQLSWKDQVAQFYGNWLHEGHILDPVMRDMEAFLESSQQQVTGDVFVQLFPYRFQITGIESPFDLMNSKFGKYGEMNTGWSGEDVRGFTKIYGNQTAIFHRVKEDANAKD; translated from the coding sequence ATGAGCAAGAAAATTGTATTGGGTTTTAGCGGTGGACTGGACACTTCTTATTGTGTCAAATACCTAACGGAAGAGAAAGGATATGAAGTGCATAGTATAACAGTCAATACCGGTGGCTTCGATGAGGAGGAATTGAAATCAATTGAGGCGCATGCCTATAGGTTGGGAGTAAAGTCGCATGCCGTAGCGGAGGCAACCAGAGATTATTATCAGCAAATTATCCGATACCTTGTTTACGGAAACGTTTTGAAGAACCAAACGTATCCATTGAGCGTAAGTGCGGAACGGTTGAGTCAAGCGCTCCATATTGCAAAGCACGTGAAAGAAGTAGGTGTCGATGCTGTAGCGCATGGAAGCACCGGTGCCGGCAACGACCAAGTGCGCTTTGATATGGTTTTCAATATTCTGATTCCAGGTATTGAAGTAATTACTCCGATACGTGATTTGAAATTGAGCCGCGAAGCCGAAATTACTTACTTGAAAGAGAAAGGAGTGCAGATGAGCTTTGAGAAATCTCTTTATTCAATCAATAAAGGATTGTGGGGAACAAGTGTCGGGGGTAAAGAAACACTACAATCTAAAGGGATGTTGCCTGAAGATGCCTGGCCTACACCGGTCAACAGAACCGGTACTGAAGAAGTGAAACTGTCTTTTTTGAATGGTGAATTAAAGGCCGTTAACGACCAGACCTTCAATCATCCGGTGGAAGCAATTCAACATTTGCAGCAGATTGCCGGGCCTTATGGTATAGGCAGAGATATTCATGTGGGCGATACGATTATTGGAATTAAGGGAAGAGTCGGTTTTGAGGCGGCCGCACCTATGCTCATTATAAAAGCGCATCATGCTCTGGAAAAGCACGTGTTGACCAAATGGCAGCTTAGCTGGAAAGATCAAGTGGCACAATTTTATGGTAATTGGCTGCATGAAGGGCATATCCTCGACCCGGTGATGCGGGATATGGAAGCCTTTCTTGAAAGCTCGCAACAACAGGTAACCGGGGATGTATTCGTACAGTTGTTTCCCTACCGATTTCAGATAACTGGTATCGAATCGCCATTTGATTTGATGAATAGTAAATTCGGAAAGTATGGCGAGATGAATACCGGATGGAGTGGAGAAGATGTGAGGGGCTTCACTAAAATTTATGGAAATCAAACAGCTATTTTTCATCGCGTAAAGGAAGATGCAAATGCAAAAGATTAG
- a CDS encoding N-acetylornithine carbamoyltransferase has translation MNNFISVNDVSNINALIENALDYKRNPFKDKQLGSNKKLGLLFLNPSMRTRISTQLAAQNLGMEAIILNLDKDGWSMEFMEESVMNGTTVEHIKDAAPVLGSYFDILCIRTFPALQDKKEDYSERIIQQFVRYCGVPVLSLESATLHPLQSLTDIVTIKETFSEKRKPKIVLTWAPHIKPLPQCVANSFSEWMNRWGESEFIITHPEGYELSEQFTSGAAINYHQDEALKDADYVYVKNWSSYQDYGKILCTDSSWMLTLEKLKHTRNAKVMHCLPVRRNLELSDEVLDSSHSIVTQQASNRVWAAQAVMAELLKQT, from the coding sequence GTGAACAATTTTATATCTGTTAACGATGTGAGCAATATAAATGCTCTGATAGAAAATGCTTTGGATTATAAACGAAATCCGTTTAAGGATAAACAACTTGGTTCGAACAAGAAGCTCGGATTGCTGTTCCTAAATCCAAGTATGAGAACCCGCATCAGTACGCAGTTGGCCGCCCAAAATCTGGGAATGGAAGCGATTATTCTTAACCTAGATAAGGACGGATGGTCCATGGAGTTTATGGAGGAGTCTGTTATGAATGGCACGACGGTAGAGCATATAAAGGATGCAGCACCTGTATTGGGCTCTTACTTCGACATTCTGTGTATCCGAACTTTCCCCGCTCTTCAAGACAAGAAAGAAGATTATAGTGAAAGAATCATCCAACAGTTTGTCCGTTATTGCGGGGTACCGGTTCTGAGTTTAGAAAGCGCGACGTTACACCCGCTGCAAAGTCTGACAGACATCGTTACAATAAAGGAAACGTTCTCTGAAAAGCGTAAGCCAAAAATAGTACTGACCTGGGCTCCACATATCAAACCGCTGCCTCAGTGTGTTGCCAATTCATTTTCGGAGTGGATGAATAGGTGGGGGGAATCTGAATTTATCATTACTCATCCGGAGGGGTATGAATTGTCAGAACAGTTTACAAGTGGTGCGGCAATCAACTATCATCAGGATGAAGCGCTGAAAGATGCCGACTATGTTTACGTAAAGAACTGGAGTTCCTATCAAGACTATGGCAAAATTTTGTGTACTGATTCGTCTTGGATGTTGACATTAGAAAAACTAAAACACACCCGCAACGCTAAAGTCATGCATTGTCTCCCGGTAAGAAGAAATCTGGAATTAAGCGATGAAGTATTAGATAGTTCACACAGCATTGTTACTCAACAGGCATCCAACAGGGTTTGGGCGGCACAGGCCGTAATGGCGGAACTTCTTAAACAAACATAG
- a CDS encoding type III pantothenate kinase — MNLTIDIGNTSIKLGVFDGTEPTEVLIGAASLEPLLSKYSIAHAIISRTGAENEIEKRLGEKKIPFIVLSSQLKLPIEILYQSPETLGSDRIAGSVAATYLFPEYPILKIDFGTCITYDFVNEQRQYIGGAISPGMMMRFKALNQFTAKLPLVPLEKTSEIDLIGTDTSASIRSGVVHGIRQEVEGIIREYQERYKKLKVVSTGGDAPWFDALLKSEIFARPHLVLEGLNRILNYHL; from the coding sequence ATGAACCTCACCATAGATATTGGAAATACTTCGATCAAACTCGGCGTATTTGACGGGACGGAACCGACAGAAGTTCTGATCGGTGCAGCATCCTTGGAGCCTCTTCTTTCAAAATATTCGATAGCTCATGCGATTATTTCAAGAACCGGAGCTGAAAATGAAATAGAAAAGAGATTGGGTGAAAAGAAGATTCCCTTCATCGTTCTTTCTTCCCAATTAAAATTGCCCATAGAGATTTTATATCAAAGCCCCGAAACACTCGGTAGCGACCGCATAGCGGGGAGTGTAGCAGCTACCTATCTTTTTCCAGAATATCCAATTTTGAAAATTGACTTCGGCACCTGCATTACTTACGATTTTGTGAATGAGCAAAGGCAATATATCGGCGGGGCGATTTCTCCCGGAATGATGATGCGGTTCAAAGCGCTGAACCAGTTCACCGCTAAACTTCCGCTCGTTCCGTTGGAAAAGACCAGCGAAATTGATTTAATAGGAACTGATACCAGCGCCTCTATTCGGAGTGGAGTGGTTCACGGAATCCGGCAGGAGGTGGAGGGAATTATTCGGGAATATCAAGAGCGGTATAAGAAACTAAAAGTGGTGAGTACGGGCGGAGATGCCCCTTGGTTTGACGCTCTGCTCAAAAGTGAGATATTTGCCCGACCTCATTTAGTCCTAGAGGGCTTGAACAGGATTCTTAATTACCATTTGTGA